GCCTCTACGGAAGACGCTATAAGATACGGTTCCACACCTATATCTATAAGCCGCGTTATACCGCTTGCCGCGTCGTTTGTATGCAGGGTAGAAAATACAAGATGTCCCGTAAGCGCGGTCTGTATCGCTATCTCGGCAGTCTCGAGATCCCTCACCTCTCCGACCATCATTACGTCCGGGTCGTGCCTCAAGGTAGAGCGCAGGACCTGGGCGAAGGTCAGCCCTACTTTAGGCATAACCTGTATTTGCGAGATCCCTTTCAGCTCATATTCGACCGGATCCTCTATGGTGATTATCTTCCTGGCGCGCGTGTTGAGCTTGCTCAGGCACGTATAAAGCGTGGTCGACTTACCGCTTCCCGTCGGACCCGTTACAAATATTATTCCATGAGGCTTCTTTATAAGCTCTTCCAGCATCACGACATCCTTTTCCGACATGCCGAGATCGGCAATGCTAAACAACATCTTGAGCGCCAGTATCCTTATCACTATACTCTCTCCGTATATCGTCGGTATGATAGAAACACGCATGTCGTATTCGCTCTCGCCTATCTTCACCTTAGCCCTTCCGTCCTGGGGGATCCTGCGCTCGATGATATCGAGGCCCGACATGATCTTTATCCTGGACACGATCGCCGGATAGAGATAGCGGATATTTTCGCTCACCTGCACGTCTGCGAGAACCCCGTCAACCCTGTAGCGCAGCGTCACGTCATTCCTGAAATGTTCGATGTGAATATCGGTCGCCCTATCTTTGATCGCCTGCTGCATGATCTGGTTAACGAGCTTTACCACGGAGGCGTCGCCGGCCATCTTCTCGAGATCCTGGACATTTTCCTCGTCCCTCGCCCCTCGTCCCTCGTCCTTCGTCCCTCGTGAGGGGCCGCTGCCGGTTCTCTGATTCTCTTCTCCGGCGAGGATCCGCTCTATCG
The sequence above is a segment of the Candidatus Omnitrophota bacterium genome. Coding sequences within it:
- a CDS encoding ATPase, T2SS/T4P/T4SS family; this encodes MALRLGEILVEKKLITPEQLKSAVAEQKKTGEMLGQILISMGFVSESKMLHVLAEQQGIPFVELKDTHIEDEAIKKVPPKFAWHYKIMPIAINGNVLTIAISNPFDMWPIDDLETHLGYRIEKVLATSSDIVEMVKKVYGVGADTIERILAGEENQRTGSGPSRGTKDEGRGARDEENVQDLEKMAGDASVVKLVNQIMQQAIKDRATDIHIEHFRNDVTLRYRVDGVLADVQVSENIRYLYPAIVSRIKIMSGLDIIERRIPQDGRAKVKIGESEYDMRVSIIPTIYGESIVIRILALKMLFSIADLGMSEKDVVMLEELIKKPHGIIFVTGPTGSGKSTTLYTCLSKLNTRARKIITIEDPVEYELKGISQIQVMPKVGLTFAQVLRSTLRHDPDVMMVGEVRDLETAEIAIQTALTGHLVFSTLHTNDAASGITRLIDIGVEPYLIASSVEAFIAQRLVRVICPKCKEKVSERVSVLAGERSEKEKEGKVRIDKEKEGRIWKDTVYYRGKGCKACNNTGYMGRTGIYEILPVNEEMRKLISQKASVDEIKEKAAALGMRTLKEDGWDKVAAGITTPEEVMRVTQLEE